GTCAAAGGGGCAGTCAAAGAGATCCTCCCAGGCCTGGAGACGTGAAAATTCGCCCTTTCCCTGAAGGTGCTCCACCATCCTTCCCTCTTTGAGAAGAACGATGTCCTGGCAGACCCGGAACAGGAGATTGACATCATGGGAAACGACGATGATCGTTCGCCCCGATCCGTGAAGGGAAAGGATCTTTTCCGCCATGTGTCTCTGGTGGTGAGGATCCAGGTGAGTGAAGGGTTCGTCGAGAAGAAGGATCTCCGGATCGGCTGCCAGGGCACGGGCGAGCAGAACCCTCTTTCGCTCGCCTCCGCTCACGTTCTGGACGGGTGTCCTTCGATAACGGATCAGTTCGAGTTGAGAAAGTGCCTCATCCACAGCCTCCCTGTCCCGCTTTGAGAAGGGTGCAAAGGGAGAGAGGTGTGGATATCGTCCCAGCCGTACCATGTCTTCCACGGTAAGGGGGAAGGGTAAAAGAAGTTCCTGCGGAACCCAGGCGACCATGCGGGCATATGCCTTTCTGTGTATGGTTCCAAGGGGATGGTCCGAGAGAAAAATCCTTCCCTCGTCCGGCTTCAGTACCCGGGCCATTAATTTCAAAAGGGTGGACTTTCCGGCGCCGTTGGGACCCGCAATTCCCGTCACCTTCCCGGCTGGAACCTCCAGGTTCAGGTCTTTCACTATCGTCTGGCCGGGCACGTATCCAAAGGTGACATGTTCCAGCAGAAAGCTCATGTGTCACGTCCTAAAAGCATAAGGAAGAAGGGAGCGCCTACCAGGGCGGTCACGGCTCCTGCAGGCAGATCGCCCCCGGGGAAAAATCTGGCCGCACTATCGGCCAGAACAAGAAAGGCTCCGCCCAGGAGGGTTGAAGTGGCAAAGAGAACGGTATGGCTGCTGCCCCACCAGCGACGGCACAGGTTCGGGACGATCAGGCCGACAAATCCGATAATCCCCACAAGAGCCACGGTCATGGCGGTCAGGAAAGACGCGGAGAAGAAGACGACACGTTTCAGCCGTTCCACGGAAATACCGCTGGAGGAAGCGGTTTCCTCACCCAGCAGAAAGACGTCCAGCTGCCGGGTCAGGAGCAGCAGGGGGAGAGCTCCAAGGATCAGCAGGGGGGCCAGGGTTCCTGCCGTACCCAGGGAAAGATCGGAGAGGTTTCCCATCATCCAGTGCATGTAGCTGGAAAGCTGGCGATGGTGAACATAAGAGAGTCCCATCAGGATCAGGCTTGCAAAGAAGGCATTCAGGATGACGCCTGAAAGCAGCATGCGGGTCGTATCCATTCGGCCCCGTGTCGTTCCCATGAATGCCACACTCCATACGGTCAGTGCGCCTCCAAGAAAGGCGAGCAGAAAGGTTGAGATGGAATACGGTGAAAAACCAAGCATGAGGCTGGCCAGCATTCCTGCAGCCGCGCCCGAGGAAACTCCGAGAACAAAGGGATCCGCCAGGGGGTTACGGAGAAGTGTCTGGAGGCCCGATCCGGCGAGGGAGAGGGCGGCTCCCACAAGAAACGCAGCGATGGCCCGGGGGAGTCGAAGGTAAATCAGAACCTTCCATGCCGTCGGATCTCCCGAACGAAGGCCATCCAGAACCGGGTAGGGACCGGTGCCGAGGCTCAGGAGACATGCCAAAAGCAGCAGAAGGATCAGGAGCAGAGTACGTCGCATGAATTTCCATTATACGATGATCTGCGCAGGACAGGGATTTCTCCCCGGGATCGAACCGGGGAGACCTGTTACAGCATGGAGGGGGGCGCTAAAATTTTAGTGAAGTCTGCATATAAAAATATTCACCATTATCCGCCAGGCCTGTATCTGCCAGATAATCACCGGCAGAAAAATGAGAATATCCGAACAGGAACGATAGGTGGTCACCGAAGGGAAGTGCAGCGGTCAGGTCGAATTCTGTTCCAACTTTATTGCTTATCGAAGGATCATCGGAGGTGCGCAGTGGTTTTCTGGCAGCGCTGTAAAGGGAGTCCGTCGTTTCTGCAAGACGAAGGAAATGGATGTCGGCCTGGACCTTGACCTTGCTTGCCGGAACCAGGGAAAACGAGAGCCTCAGGTCCTTCAGGTTCTGGAGACTCGCGCGGTCCATGTACCCGTAAAACTTATGGTTTGTAGGGAATAAATTGTCAAAGGTGTTTCGCGTACCGTCCACAGGGTCATCGTCTCCGGAACCGAAGGCGTATTCGAGTCCGATCCTTGGTGTGTACCGGAATGGAAGAGTGTACCCGATCTGGATAATCAGCGCGTAGGCGGAAATGTCCTGATCGCCGAAATTACCAAACTGATAAGCGCTTTCGAACCCATAATCAAATCCCGCAACTTCTCTGCCCCGGAAGAAGAATCCGATTGTGGACTCAGAAAGCGTCCCGGAACCGACTTTGGGACCGAAGGTTATGGCGGTATCGGTATCTCTGAACAAATAGTACAGATCAAGGATGTGGTGAGATGTAACTCTCCCCGAAGTGTAAAGGCCCCAAAGGGTGTCTTCATCGTTCCATTGATTCAGCTGGTCGTATTCTGTAATGACCTTTCGAACGGCAAAGAGATCGGTTGTCCACATGGATTTCTGATGTCGGATTTTAATCCCATCGAATGATTGCGCCACGTTGGACCAGTTAAACCCGCCGATAAGCCGTTCCTCACCATAGATGAGCTCCATTCTCCCCGCTGTCAGGGAGAAGGATGAGAAAACGGCCGGGTGATAAACGGCATATGCCTGTCGGATATCCAGTTGATCCCGATAGGGAGCTGGGCTGCCAACTTCGAGATTCCATACTCTTGCATCCTGAAACTGGGTGAAAAGGGATAGTGTTTTTGTTGCCTTCCACGACAGAGTGAGACGAGAACGAAAGAGATGAAAACCCAGCTGATCATCTGCCAGAGAATTGAAGTCGAAATTATCCTGATATTCAAACCGATGCCGGAACTCGACCTGGATATTCAGATTGTCATTGCCGGCAAGGCCTCCTGCCAGGCCGAGTGCAAGTACGAAAAATAGAAGCCGCTTCATGGAATTATCTTCTTCTTTATTAATTACTGCTTATAGCGATCAGAGTAAAACTTCTGAATTTTCTGGAGGGCTTCCTTTCCCATACCGTCCCTGTGCCATTGATGGCCCTCCTGGGAGTAGACATATTTATCCAGAAGTTCTTTCGCTGTTTCTTCTCCAGCCACCTCCTTCAGCTGAGGAATGAATTTCTCGTAAAAATGTTTGCCAACCTCATACATGCCATGCCACCAGGTGTAATCGGGTCCCTGCATTGCAGCTCCATGACGGGCACGTCGTCCCTCGTGATGCCACAATTCCCACCAGGTCCATTCAATAGGATCGTCGAAATCGGGTTCCGAGATGATTTTTCGGAATTTAAGTTCTGAGATTATGGAACGCGCAGGAAGGGCAAACTTGGTATTGTAGAGATCAACAACACCGTCAAACTGGTCATAAGCTCCCGATGTGAATTCCTTGCTGTGACACTGGTTGCATACAGTCTTCATCGTGTCACGGCGATCTTCCCAGGTTTTAAATGCGGTAACTTTCTTTCCCTTGAATGTGGCATCCACGGCAGGAAGTTCGGGGGAATCACCCGGAATGTCAAGCTTGGAGTGATCCTCAAAGATCACCATGTTTAGCTTGGTTGAAATCGGAGGACGAAGCGTCCACGAAATTCGTTCTCCGACATCATGGGTGACTCCCAGATTTCCCGCCGCACCCATGTGACACGATGCGCAGGTCGGCCCGGAGAAATAATCTTTTCCCGCAACCCAGGTATCCTTGTCAAGATTCAGGGATTCACGATTGGCACGATACATGATGCCGTGTTTGGATTCCTCCCATACTTCAATCTGGGGGTGGTCAGGTCCGAGGTGGCATTTTCCACAGGCTTCCGGCTGTCGTGCCTGGGCGGCGCTGAACTCGTGCCTGGCATGGCAGGCGGAACACGAACCAGCAGAACCGTCTGGATTGATTCTTCCCATACCTGTGTTGGGCCAGGTTTCTTTGGTGGGTTTTCCCTGATCATCAACACGGACTGCAGATCCGTGGCACTGTCTGCACCCGGCATCCACGGCCGGCGGTCCTCCCACCACCTCGCCAAGGAGATTATCCAGAGACCCAAGAATCTCCGCGGCCTTTGCATGGTGGGATCCCTTCTGCTCCATGAACTCTTTTTCGTGACATTGGCTGCAATCCTTCGGGGATACGATGATCGAAACCCATGCCCCGTTGTGCAGGAAAGCGTCAGGTTCTCCTTCTTCGGCGCCATGGCAATCGGCACAATCGATTCCCGCCTTAAAATGTTTGGAACTTTCCCACTGTTTTACAATTCCCGGAGTGACTTTTGTGTGACACGTTGTGCAGGGTGCTGATCCCAATAAGAGGGATGTGACCAACAGAATTGCCAGGGTTAACGGCCATAGATAGTTGTTTTTCATGATTCCTCCTATCCCGTGGTTGTCCTGTATGATAATTAGGACTCCTATATAATAGGACGAAAATTAACGTTTGTCAAGCCCGGCAGGTGGAGGGCGTCTCGTACCCGGAAAGCATCAAAGAATGGATTTGTAAGATCCGGAATAATACAGGAATTCTTACATGGTGTCGTCGATGGAAGAAAGAGCCTGGTGTCCCGTATGGGTCAGCTGATAGAGCCTGCGGTAAAAGGGAAATTCGATCAGGATGCCCTTCTCGATCAAAGACAGGAGCACGATTTCCAGTTCATCCTCAAGGCTGTATTTCAGTTCCGATCGGAGAATGTCATAGGTTAGACCCATTCCCTCTTTGATTCCGCGTACCTGGTACACGTGAAGGATCGAACGCTCATCATCGGTAAGTTCGTGCATGGTGCCCTCTAAAAGTTGTAATTCCCACAACGTGAAAAATATTCCTGGCAGTCAAATACTCGACGAAGTGATTCAGACACTCTCCAACTGGAAACCATTGTCAGATAAAGGTGCAATGAAATTCAAGCTGCCACTGCAAAACACCTGGACCTGATTTATATCCTGCAATACTTTTTTTCTTTCAAATCGGCAATAAAGCGACATTATCGTGATGGGATCTGCTTACGGACACTCCTTTCCGGATCGCGGGGTTCCATCGGAGTCTGTCCCGAGGTTTTCTCCGCACCCATTCTGTATTCTTATCAGGTAATAGTAGGTGATACCGGCGCCAGGCGCTCCATCCGGATCGGTTGAATTGAGAAGTGCTGTGTTACCCGCCAGACAGTCTGCTCCCGAAAAATCGGTGGGTGAGATGCTTCGGAGAACATCGTAAACCGGTGCGGAACATCCGGGGTCCGTAGAGGGTTCCCATGTGATCGTCGTGGGAAGATTTCCCGCAAGTGCCGCGTGGATGACGGGAGAACCGGGAGAGGTCCAGATCGTGTCATCGAAGGGGAAGCAGTCCGTTGTGTCATCCTCGCCGTCGTTGTCGTCGTCGGGATCACAGACGTCTCCGAGACCGTCTCCCTCGAAGTCTGCCTGGTCCGTGTTGAAGCCATCGGGGCAGTTATCGCAGAGGCTCCCTACGCCGTCACCCAGGCCGGTGGCATACACGGCCTGGATCTCTTCAAGGGTCAGTGCTCTGTTAAAGACGGCTGCGTCGTCGATCAATCCCAGGAAGGGGTGGGTATTTGTAAGGTAGTATCCGCCCACAACCCAGGTTACGCAGTCCTGGAGGTCGGCGACGGGGTTGTCGGGTCCTGCCAGGACCAGGCCGCCGTCCACATAGATTCTTCCGTTGGTCCCGTCGTAGGTGTAAACCGCCAGGTGCCACTGGTTGTCGGTCCATTTGACCGTATCGGTGTCCACCTCACCGTACCGGGTTGTGGTTCCCTCTCCCGTGGTCCATCCCCTCAACGCTCCGTCGGTGTCGTAGACCAGAGCGTGGCTGTGGCTCCAGTCCCCGCTGGCATCGGAGACCTCGATGAGACGAGGAGAACCGGACCCTCCGCCGGGGCTTTTGAACCAGGCTGCCAGCGAAATTTCCGAACCAAAGGTTCCGCTCCATGCTCCCAGCACCTTGTCGTTCGTACCGTCAAAAGAAAGGCTATAGGGATCATTCGAGAGAGCTGCGGGTGTATCTTGCGAATAGATCGGACCGTTGGTAAGAGTTCCATCGCCACCATATCCTGATGAATCGAGAGCCGTGATTCCTGTACCTTCATTAAAACGCCAGGCCGCGATATTATCGGGGAAATCGACGTCCTCCTGATCCGGATTCAGATGGTCAGGACAGTTATCGCAAAGATCTCCCGCTCTATCTCCCACACCGATGTTATAGACCTGCTGAATCTCCGGCAGCTCCAGCTTCCGGTTCAGGATGGACACCTCATCAATGGTGCCCTGGAAGGTGTTGTTCGTGTCCAGGTAGTACCCTCCCGAAACCCAGGTCTTACCATCCTGAATGTCGGATGTGGGATTGTTGGTGCTCGAAAGGATTTCCACAGCGTCCACATAGAGTCGACCGGTGATCCCGTCGTACGTGTAAGCTGCCATGTGCCATTGACCATCCACCCACTTGGCCGGATCCGTATCGATCGTACCACCCCGGACTCCGGTCGATTCATCGGTTACCCAGGCGCGAAGGGCACCATCGGTGTCATAGACAATGGCACAGCTTTGATTCGAGTGGCCGACTTCGTTGGAGAACTCGATAAGACGGGGGGATCCTTCCCCTCCTCCAGAACTCTTAAACCATG
The sequence above is a segment of the Thermoanaerobaculia bacterium genome. Coding sequences within it:
- a CDS encoding iron ABC transporter permease; the encoded protein is MRRTLLLILLLLLACLLSLGTGPYPVLDGLRSGDPTAWKVLIYLRLPRAIAAFLVGAALSLAGSGLQTLLRNPLADPFVLGVSSGAAAGMLASLMLGFSPYSISTFLLAFLGGALTVWSVAFMGTTRGRMDTTRMLLSGVILNAFFASLILMGLSYVHHRQLSSYMHWMMGNLSDLSLGTAGTLAPLLILGALPLLLLTRQLDVFLLGEETASSSGISVERLKRVVFFSASFLTAMTVALVGIIGFVGLIVPNLCRRWWGSSHTVLFATSTLLGGAFLVLADSAARFFPGGDLPAGAVTALVGAPFFLMLLGRDT
- a CDS encoding multiheme c-type cytochrome gives rise to the protein MKNNYLWPLTLAILLVTSLLLGSAPCTTCHTKVTPGIVKQWESSKHFKAGIDCADCHGAEEGEPDAFLHNGAWVSIIVSPKDCSQCHEKEFMEQKGSHHAKAAEILGSLDNLLGEVVGGPPAVDAGCRQCHGSAVRVDDQGKPTKETWPNTGMGRINPDGSAGSCSACHARHEFSAAQARQPEACGKCHLGPDHPQIEVWEESKHGIMYRANRESLNLDKDTWVAGKDYFSGPTCASCHMGAAGNLGVTHDVGERISWTLRPPISTKLNMVIFEDHSKLDIPGDSPELPAVDATFKGKKVTAFKTWEDRRDTMKTVCNQCHSKEFTSGAYDQFDGVVDLYNTKFALPARSIISELKFRKIISEPDFDDPIEWTWWELWHHEGRRARHGAAMQGPDYTWWHGMYEVGKHFYEKFIPQLKEVAGEETAKELLDKYVYSQEGHQWHRDGMGKEALQKIQKFYSDRYKQ
- a CDS encoding ABC transporter ATP-binding protein gives rise to the protein MSFLLEHVTFGYVPGQTIVKDLNLEVPAGKVTGIAGPNGAGKSTLLKLMARVLKPDEGRIFLSDHPLGTIHRKAYARMVAWVPQELLLPFPLTVEDMVRLGRYPHLSPFAPFSKRDREAVDEALSQLELIRYRRTPVQNVSGGERKRVLLARALAADPEILLLDEPFTHLDPHHQRHMAEKILSLHGSGRTIIVVSHDVNLLFRVCQDIVLLKEGRMVEHLQGKGEFSRLQAWEDLFDCPFDRADGLTGPLIAPRVDGSEAP
- a CDS encoding alginate export family protein, with product MKRLLFFVLALGLAGGLAGNDNLNIQVEFRHRFEYQDNFDFNSLADDQLGFHLFRSRLTLSWKATKTLSLFTQFQDARVWNLEVGSPAPYRDQLDIRQAYAVYHPAVFSSFSLTAGRMELIYGEERLIGGFNWSNVAQSFDGIKIRHQKSMWTTDLFAVRKVITEYDQLNQWNDEDTLWGLYTSGRVTSHHILDLYYLFRDTDTAITFGPKVGSGTLSESTIGFFFRGREVAGFDYGFESAYQFGNFGDQDISAYALIIQIGYTLPFRYTPRIGLEYAFGSGDDDPVDGTRNTFDNLFPTNHKFYGYMDRASLQNLKDLRLSFSLVPASKVKVQADIHFLRLAETTDSLYSAARKPLRTSDDPSISNKVGTEFDLTAALPFGDHLSFLFGYSHFSAGDYLADTGLADNGEYFYMQTSLKF